The Gammaproteobacteria bacterium genome has a segment encoding these proteins:
- a CDS encoding aldehyde dehydrogenase family protein has translation MSVAVQSVGPSPRAKEFLARRHQLMIGGQWVEAAGRSDVPVFDPASEELLTRVACASESDVDRAVAAARKAFEGEWARINSHQRSRLIWRLADELEANLDLAVELEVLDNGMPRPVAHYSIAKFGCDFLRYYAGWCTKILGETIPVSPQDAPNGESLTYTRREPIGVVGAIIPWNSPLVMAALKLGPALAAGCTVVLKPAELTPLTALLLGDLVKKAGIPDGVVNIIPGHGHVAGAALAAHEGVDKIAFTGSTEVGKKILQAAAGNLKRVTLELGGKSPMVVFPDANLERVVPGAARGAFFLQGQNCMASTRLFVHDDVFDQVVDGIARMAKGFRLGHGLSPGSDLGPLISAEQRQRVLEYVDSGRNSGAELVCGGEAPPGKGYFLQPTLFSHTNMDMKIAREEIFGPVLCVQSFSDSDLKAVAREANSTIYGLSGSVWTRDVSVAHKMVNLIDSGQVSINCHAAVDPAIPFGGNRQSGWGREFGREGLEPYLKTKATTVMF, from the coding sequence ATGAGTGTCGCTGTGCAGAGTGTTGGCCCCTCCCCTCGTGCAAAAGAGTTCCTGGCCCGCCGCCATCAATTGATGATCGGGGGGCAATGGGTCGAGGCCGCCGGGCGCAGCGACGTGCCTGTCTTTGATCCGGCGAGCGAAGAACTCCTGACACGCGTAGCGTGCGCTTCGGAGTCCGACGTTGACCGCGCGGTGGCGGCAGCCCGCAAAGCCTTCGAGGGCGAGTGGGCGCGCATCAACTCGCACCAGCGATCGCGCCTGATCTGGCGCCTGGCCGATGAACTCGAAGCCAACCTCGATCTTGCCGTTGAACTCGAGGTCCTCGACAACGGGATGCCACGGCCCGTGGCACATTATTCGATCGCTAAATTCGGCTGCGACTTTCTGCGTTACTACGCCGGATGGTGCACAAAGATCCTGGGAGAGACCATCCCCGTTTCGCCGCAGGATGCGCCAAACGGAGAGTCGCTGACCTACACCCGTCGCGAACCGATCGGGGTCGTCGGCGCCATCATCCCATGGAACTCGCCCCTGGTAATGGCGGCACTGAAGTTAGGTCCCGCGCTCGCTGCCGGCTGCACGGTGGTGCTGAAACCAGCCGAACTGACTCCGCTGACCGCGCTGTTGCTCGGGGATCTCGTGAAGAAGGCGGGTATACCCGATGGCGTAGTAAACATCATTCCCGGCCATGGGCATGTGGCGGGAGCAGCCCTCGCGGCGCACGAGGGCGTGGACAAGATCGCTTTCACGGGATCCACCGAAGTGGGCAAGAAGATCCTGCAGGCCGCCGCGGGCAATCTCAAGCGTGTAACGCTCGAACTCGGGGGCAAGTCTCCGATGGTCGTGTTTCCCGATGCGAACCTCGAACGCGTAGTGCCTGGTGCGGCCAGGGGCGCATTTTTCCTCCAGGGGCAGAACTGCATGGCAAGTACGCGGTTGTTCGTCCACGATGACGTCTTCGACCAGGTCGTCGACGGTATTGCCCGAATGGCCAAGGGGTTTCGCCTGGGGCACGGCCTCTCCCCGGGCTCGGATCTCGGGCCGCTGATTTCTGCGGAACAACGCCAGCGCGTGCTCGAGTATGTCGATTCGGGCAGGAACTCCGGGGCGGAACTGGTATGCGGCGGCGAGGCCCCTCCCGGCAAGGGCTATTTTCTGCAGCCCACGCTCTTCAGCCACACCAACATGGACATGAAGATCGCCCGTGAGGAAATTTTTGGACCCGTCCTGTGCGTGCAGTCATTCAGTGACAGCGATCTGAAAGCCGTGGCCAGAGAGGCCAACAGCACAATCTACGGGTTGTCTGGAAGCGTCTGGACACGTGATGTCTCGGTTGCGCACAAGATGGTGAACCTGATCGACTCGGGGCAGGTGAGCATCAATTGTCACGCGGCGGTTGACCCCGCTATCCCTTTCGGCGGGAACCGCCAGTCTGGATGGGGACGCGAGTTCGGGCGCGAGGGCCTGGAACCGTATCTCAAGACCAAAGCGACCACGGTCATGTTCTGA
- a CDS encoding hydantoinase B/oxoprolinase family protein has translation MPAKIVETRPKAFSKVSIDPITLDIIENAMLNARFEMDAVLFRTAMSPGIREQHDEFPMIANVDGKMVVGQFGSFIYGFKAAYDGTIEEGDMFLTTDPYACNGAVSHINDWLLLRPIFKDGRLLAYAAMFGHMTDVGGKVPGSLPTDARQIFEEGIRVPPIKIFKKDVLQEDVLNLILHNCRLPHWNRSDFNAIVAAIRTAEKRVIEMAKRFGDDIYYSALEELLDRNRRAMAHLIKTTVPTKKQFFEDYICDDGMGMGPYKIRCAMWRQGEKVVFDFEGTDPQSISSVNFYLNEEMFKMFCGVYMIMVFDPKIMFNDGFYDLMEVRIPEGTLLKPRAPAALSCRTHALGRLFDVIGGLLGQGNPAFLNAAGFSDSPHFMYSGYDRKGVWYQLFQIGFGGVPGRPFGDGPDGHSMWPNFTNVPNEFVESYFPLRIETYETIADSGGAGKHRGGNALRVAYRFLEDGEISIHDDRWLTYPWGVNGGTPGKRSRKELRRKDGSKSILPSKCDRIPVKEGDLLYFDTWGGGGWGDPYERAPDKVAFDVEAGLATMAGARNNYGVVLRKDYTVDEKATAALRSKARKKRGKTKIFNFGGSVAELKQRCKAETGLPPPRQPEFPRWVELERPQAAKTARRRKSS, from the coding sequence ATGCCAGCTAAGATTGTTGAGACAAGGCCAAAAGCCTTCAGCAAAGTCAGTATTGACCCGATTACTCTCGATATCATCGAGAACGCGATGCTGAACGCACGCTTCGAGATGGATGCGGTTTTGTTTCGCACCGCCATGTCACCGGGCATCCGCGAACAGCACGATGAGTTCCCGATGATTGCCAACGTGGACGGCAAGATGGTCGTCGGCCAGTTCGGCAGTTTCATCTACGGCTTCAAGGCAGCCTATGACGGAACCATCGAAGAGGGCGACATGTTTCTTACGACTGACCCGTACGCTTGCAACGGTGCCGTCAGTCACATCAACGACTGGCTGCTCCTGCGGCCTATTTTCAAGGATGGCCGACTGCTGGCATATGCGGCCATGTTCGGCCACATGACTGATGTCGGCGGCAAAGTGCCCGGCAGTCTGCCCACCGATGCGCGACAGATCTTCGAGGAAGGGATCCGTGTACCACCCATAAAGATCTTCAAGAAGGATGTGCTTCAGGAGGATGTGCTTAACCTGATCCTGCACAACTGCCGTCTGCCGCACTGGAACCGCAGCGATTTCAACGCCATCGTCGCGGCAATCCGCACGGCCGAAAAACGGGTAATCGAGATGGCCAAGCGTTTCGGCGACGATATCTACTATTCGGCGCTGGAGGAACTGCTGGACCGAAATCGACGCGCCATGGCCCACCTGATTAAGACCACCGTCCCGACGAAGAAACAGTTCTTCGAGGACTATATCTGCGACGACGGCATGGGAATGGGGCCGTACAAGATCCGCTGCGCCATGTGGCGGCAGGGTGAGAAGGTCGTTTTTGACTTCGAGGGGACGGATCCGCAGTCCATCAGTTCCGTGAACTTCTATCTGAACGAAGAGATGTTCAAGATGTTCTGCGGCGTCTACATGATCATGGTCTTCGACCCCAAGATCATGTTCAACGACGGTTTCTACGATTTGATGGAGGTTCGCATTCCCGAGGGCACCCTGCTGAAGCCGCGAGCACCAGCGGCACTGTCCTGTCGAACACACGCGCTCGGTCGGCTTTTCGACGTCATTGGCGGACTGCTAGGGCAGGGGAATCCGGCATTTCTGAATGCGGCCGGGTTTTCGGACAGCCCGCATTTCATGTATTCCGGGTATGACAGGAAGGGCGTGTGGTATCAGCTTTTCCAGATTGGCTTTGGTGGCGTTCCCGGTCGGCCGTTCGGAGACGGGCCGGACGGACACTCGATGTGGCCCAACTTTACCAACGTGCCAAACGAGTTCGTGGAGAGCTATTTTCCGCTGCGGATCGAGACCTACGAGACGATCGCCGATAGCGGCGGTGCGGGCAAACATCGCGGCGGCAACGCCCTACGGGTGGCCTATCGCTTTCTGGAGGATGGCGAGATCTCGATTCACGACGATCGCTGGCTGACATACCCGTGGGGTGTCAACGGCGGAACCCCGGGTAAGCGCAGTCGCAAGGAACTTCGCAGGAAAGATGGCAGCAAATCCATCCTGCCGTCCAAGTGCGATCGCATCCCGGTCAAAGAGGGTGACCTGCTGTATTTCGACACCTGGGGGGGTGGCGGCTGGGGAGATCCCTATGAGCGCGCGCCCGACAAGGTCGCATTCGACGTGGAAGCAGGACTCGCCACCATGGCGGGGGCCCGGAACAATTACGGTGTCGTCCTTCGCAAGGACTATACCGTCGATGAAAAGGCGACGGCCGCCCTGCGTTCCAAGGCAAGAAAGAAACGCGGCAAGACGAAGATCTTCAACTTCGGTGGTTCTGTGGCCGAACTCAAGCAGCGCTGCAAGGCCGAGACTGGCCTGCCTCCGCCCCGGCAACCCGAGTTTCCGCGTTGGGTGGAATTGGAAAGGCCGCAGGCTGCAAAAACCGCACGTCGACGCAAGTCGTCGTAA
- a CDS encoding IclR family transcriptional regulator C-terminal domain-containing protein: MRGLSDGFDDEAWVTQIARPYVYELCNELVWPIAVATVSGSNMLVRQTTDHRSPLAIEKRGPGFRVPILASASGLAYLAFCPEEQREAIIDILAKSKREEDKPAQNRRKLMDVLAEVRKRGFSTSHRPRRVSDEISLSVPVMAASRLVAALTIRFSGTAVPETQGIQRFIPRLRATAVRIGEEFDAQAEQDARAAAGEPPQLSDETPSSRSAVR, from the coding sequence GTGCGCGGCCTGAGCGACGGTTTCGACGATGAGGCGTGGGTGACGCAAATCGCCCGCCCGTATGTCTATGAACTCTGCAACGAACTGGTATGGCCCATCGCCGTAGCGACGGTCTCGGGATCGAACATGCTGGTTCGACAAACCACGGATCACCGCAGTCCGCTGGCCATTGAAAAGCGCGGTCCGGGGTTCCGCGTACCGATACTTGCCTCTGCCTCCGGGCTTGCTTATCTCGCTTTCTGTCCGGAGGAGCAACGGGAGGCGATCATCGACATTCTGGCGAAGTCCAAGCGGGAAGAAGACAAGCCTGCGCAGAATCGCCGCAAACTCATGGACGTGCTGGCCGAGGTTCGCAAACGCGGATTCTCGACCAGTCACCGCCCCCGGCGTGTATCGGACGAGATCAGTCTTTCCGTTCCAGTCATGGCCGCATCACGCCTGGTCGCCGCGCTCACCATTCGTTTCTCGGGAACCGCCGTGCCGGAAACTCAGGGCATCCAGCGCTTCATTCCCCGGTTGCGTGCCACCGCGGTGCGCATCGGCGAGGAATTTGATGCCCAGGCCGAGCAGGACGCGCGCGCAGCGGCAGGAGAGCCTCCGCAACTCTCCGATGAGACGCCGTCTTCGCGCAGCGCCGTGCGCTGA
- a CDS encoding aldo/keto reductase — protein MLKYINLGHSQLRVSELCLGTMTFGEEMGIGTGEKEAGAIFEGFLRAGGNFVDTADIYNRGTSERMLGCFIRSERDYLVVASKYSLSTRADDPNAGGNHRKNLVQSLEASLRRLETPYLDLYWVHGWDPETSLTDLMRALDDQVRAGKVLHLGISNVPAWVASAANVLARERGWTPFTAMQLHYNLIERSIERDFFELALAQNMAITPWSPLAGGLLTGKFDRDAPEAARIGARLASSPFSARTRQERNIQVAEALSVMARGVGCRPAQLALAWLLQRSTAVVVPIIGARSRLQLDENLGGAQISLTAEQLQQLDAVSAPVPEYPQSLLGSDSFQRMLHGDVRHRRKSSGNRP, from the coding sequence ATGCTGAAATATATTAATTTAGGGCATAGTCAACTGCGCGTCTCCGAGCTTTGCCTGGGCACGATGACATTCGGGGAGGAGATGGGAATCGGCACCGGGGAAAAAGAAGCCGGAGCCATATTCGAGGGTTTCCTGCGCGCGGGTGGAAACTTCGTTGATACCGCAGACATCTACAACCGCGGCACCAGCGAGCGGATGCTCGGATGCTTCATACGGTCCGAGCGCGACTACCTGGTCGTTGCGAGCAAGTACAGCCTGAGCACCCGCGCCGATGATCCCAACGCGGGCGGCAATCACCGCAAGAACCTGGTTCAGTCTCTCGAAGCGAGCCTGCGGCGTCTTGAAACCCCGTACCTCGATCTGTATTGGGTCCATGGCTGGGACCCTGAGACCTCGCTGACCGATCTCATGCGAGCGCTCGACGACCAGGTCCGTGCGGGCAAGGTCCTGCACCTTGGGATCTCCAATGTTCCGGCATGGGTGGCATCTGCCGCCAATGTGCTCGCGCGCGAGCGCGGATGGACGCCATTCACCGCAATGCAGCTGCACTACAACCTGATCGAACGCAGCATCGAAAGGGACTTTTTTGAGCTGGCCCTTGCGCAGAACATGGCGATTACGCCCTGGAGTCCGCTCGCAGGAGGGTTGCTTACCGGCAAGTTTGATCGCGACGCCCCGGAGGCGGCTCGCATCGGGGCGCGGCTGGCGAGCAGTCCATTCAGCGCGCGAACCCGTCAGGAGCGCAACATCCAGGTTGCGGAGGCTCTGTCGGTGATGGCTCGAGGTGTCGGTTGCCGGCCGGCACAGCTTGCATTGGCCTGGCTCCTTCAGCGCAGCACCGCAGTCGTCGTGCCGATCATCGGGGCCCGCAGCCGGTTGCAGCTCGACGAGAATCTCGGCGGCGCGCAGATATCGTTGACCGCTGAGCAGTTGCAGCAGCTTGACGCGGTTTCGGCCCCGGTTCCTGAATACCCTCAGTCGCTGCTTGGCAGCGACTCTTTTCAGCGGATGCTGCATGGCGATGTCAGGCATCGCCGGAAGTCGTCTGGTAATCGCCCGTAG